From Verrucomicrobiia bacterium:
CGCTGCTTCTCCGTGCGGTGAAACATCATGCCTGCGCAAATCAGCGACACAATGATTCCCGCGCTGCCCAGAGACAGGAGAAATTTTCTGCCTTTGCGATCGACAAGGATGACGCCAACGATCGTCAGCAGAAAATTGACAGTGGTGAGAATGACATAACCGAGGTGTGCCTGGCGGTCGTCAAGGCCCGCCTGCAGGAGAATCGTGGCATTGTAGCCAATGATTGAATTGACGCCCGTGGCCTGGTTGCAGGCGAGGATCACGCACGCGAGCACGAATGGAATCACGTATTTCCGGCGCAACAATGACTCGCGAATACGTTCGCCCGTGGTTGATGTGCTGGCCCGTTCGGATGCAATCGCTTCCTCCATTTCACGGAGTTCGACGTCGACCTGGGCAGCGGAGCGCGATCGCGACAACGCTGCGCGAGCGGCGTCAAGCCGGCCGCGCCGATAAAGCCAGCGCGGAGATTCAGCAACCATCAGGCTGCCCGCGACAAATAAAATCCCGGGGGGCAGCGAAACCCAGAAGATGCTGCGCCACGCTTTGTCCTTGAACGCGAAAAGCCTGTCCGGATCCCCGAGCTTCGCGACTTCTTCAACCTGGTGGCTGTAGTAAAAACCGATGATTGCCGCCGCGACAATGCCCAGCGTCAGCAGCCACTGGAAGATCCCCGTTCCCTTGCCCCGGTTGGCTGCGCCAAGGCATTCAGCGAGATACAACGGAATGACCACGCCGATCAGGCCCGCGCTGATTCCCTGCAACAATCGTCCAAACACAAGCGGGCCATATCCATCGGCGAGCGCGATCATTGGGATGCTGATGACGAACAGAATGCCGCTCGCAGCCATCACCTTCTTGCGCCCGAGAAGGTCGGCGAGCGCGCCCGCGAACAAGGTGGAAATCACGCTGCCCAGCAGCACCGCGGCAACGATGAACGACAACTGTCCCGCGCTGAGCCCCGAAGTTGCCTCCAGGTAAGGCAGCGCGCCTGAGATGATTCCAACATCGACGCCGTAGAGAAGCCCGCCGAGCCCGGCAACGAGCAGGAGGAAGCGATTGTAACCCTTCTTGTCGTCGGCGCTGGGGTGATCAGTCATCGGATTGTTTTGATTCAATGTGCGGCAAGCCTGTGGCCGAATTCAACCCTTGGAAATAAGCCGCGGTTGGGATTGCGCTGCCCGAGTGGGCCTGATGGCTCGGAGATTGGATGGACGCCCGAAAGCGATGCAGATCCGGAATCGCAGGCACGACAACTTCAGAATCCATTTCAGCAGAACGTCACTTCGGACTCGCAATGTTGGCTGGCGGCACCCAACCCGCATTCCAGTTCAACGTCCATAAATCCCTCAACTTGACCACCTGCGCATGTCCGTCGACGAATGCGATGTTGATGGCGCCAGGCAGATTCGCACTCGATGTCAGGCTTCGAGGTGCTGAACCTGGCGATGCGCCGCCGTGGCGCGCGAGTGAAATGCGGCCCATGTCGGTGTCCGCGTTGCCCTTGTACAGGTCCTTCGCCGGCCCTTCCGTTGCCTTCGGCCATGCATCGATCCACATGGCATCAGCGAACAAGGGTGTCGTCGCCGAACTGCGAATCGCACTCTCTGCACCGTATCGCCATGAGAGCGGCGTGCCGAACGTGCGATCAGTCGAATACGTGCCGCTGTAAAGCCAGCCATTGAATGCATAACTGCCCTGGTAATTCGTTGCGGTGGGAGCCCACTTCCACATCTGGTCGGCCGCCCCATACGTGTACTGCGCGCTGAAATCCGTGCGCGTGGTCGGCAGGGATGCCGTGGGGCACGCCCGAACGGCTTCGACCTGCGCGTGGTAGGACATCAGGATCGCCATCCACAGGTTCTGGTTGGCGGTGTATTGGAATGACTTGTTGTAATCGCCGACGTAGAGCGCGTAGGCCACCGACAGCTGCTTCAGGTTGCTGACACAATTGATGTCCTTGGCCTTGAGCTTGGCGCGCGACAACGCCGGCAGCAGCATCGCCGCGAGGATCGCAATGATCGCGATCACCACAAGCAACTCAATCAGTGTGAAGCCGCTTCGGGCCGAACCCATTCGCCTTGAGACCAGCGTTCGCATCCTGTTTTTCATACCATTTCAGAGTCGATTCCAGCCGGGAACACAGTGTGTGTCCCCGGCCGGATGAGAGGAATCATTGCGCCAGCCGGAAGAATCGCACGGCGTCGGATGCAGGGACGATCAGCGGGTTCGTCGCGGCCGGGACATTCGTCCATGACCCCGAGTTGAGTGAAGAGGCTGACTGTAGAGCGCCATTGGATTCCCAAATGACGGCGGTGTTGCCACCGGGAACCCGCGCAATCGCGAGCCCGCCCAGCGGCAGGGCCGGAACCGTCACCGGCGCGCCGTCCACATATGTCAGAACTCCGCCATCCCACGGCGCCATGTTCACTGCGACGAATCCGGGCGTCATTCCCTGGAACAGGAACGTGATGGTGTTCGTCGGGAACACAGGCGTTCCGTCGGAAGCAAAGGTCGCGTCCTTCGAGAAGCGGAATTCAAAGTCCGTTCCAGGCGCTGCAGGAAGGCTCAGCCAGTTGAGTCCATTGATGGCGCCCTCATTGAACCCGCCATTCTTCTGCTGATAGCTGAATCCGCTCTGGATGAGGAGCTCGGAGCCGATCGCCGAATAACCGGTATTCGGATCCGCATCGGTGTTGAAAAACATGTTCACGTAGGCCGGGAACTGGCCCGCCGATGCAGGAATGTCATGCCAGAGAGTGACTCGGAAGTAATAGAAATCCGCGTCGTCAAACATGTAGATTTCCTTGAAGTCGGCCGCGCCGTCCATTCCTTCGGGCCCGCTGTAGATCGGCGTGACGCCTTCCCAGTCGCCAAAGCTGCCATCGATCGTGATGCCGCGCGTGAAGGACGCCATCGTGTTCACAGTATTTCCAAAGCGATCCTCCACCCCGTTCACCGTCACGGAATAGAGTGTCCCGAGAGTCAAGGGGGCGCTTGTGGTCAGGATCACCTGCGTCGCATCGCCTGGGTTGACGACGGCGCTGGAAACTCCCGCTCCGCCGCTCAGCGTGTAAAAGGCGGCGTTGGCGGCCGTCGCTGCATCCAGCGGTTCCGCAAACGTAATCACCACCTGGCTGGCGGCCGCGGCGATGTCCGTGATGGAAGGTGCCAGCGTGTCCGCGAGCACTGTGAGAAGTGCAGTCCTGCTGTTCGTTGCGCCAGCGGGGTTGCTGACAACGACATGATAATTTCCCGCGTTCGTCAGGTTTGCAGAAGCGATGACAAACGTGGCGTTCGTCTCACCCGCCAGGGCGGTTGCGCCGCGATACCATTGATACTGCACGAGCGCAGAACCCGATGCGGCAACGCCGAACGTGGCGGTTCGCCCTTCCAGGACCACGGCGTCAGCGGGCAGTCCGGGATTCGTAAACACAACTGGCGTGCTCGTCACTGTGAGCGTCGCCGCGCGCGTTGTATTGGTCGAAATGGCATTCTCAATTCGCAGTGAATAAGTTCCCGCATCGTTGGTAAGCACCATCGGAATGGTGAATATCGCATTCGTGGCACCATTGATCGGATTGCCGTTTCTGAGCCATTGATATGCCAACGGGCCGCTTGCCAGGATGTCCGCACTGAATGTCACGGGCTGGCCGCCCACCACGGTCTGGTTTGCGGGCCGATTCGTATCGACGATGATGATGGGGTACGAAACAGAAGCTGTCAGCGACATCCCAAAGACCATGTCTGCCGCGCTGCCCGCAGCCTGATGCACTTCGACCTCGAGAATGTTATCGCCAATGATGAGCGGCCCGCCCGAGAACCCCGTGATCTGCGGGCTGCCGGCCGGGTTATTTGTTCCCGTGGCCGCGGTGGCGTGGGTGATGTTCCCCGCTGGCATGCGAACACGGCGGACTTCGGTGCCGTTGAGATAATACACAGCCCCGTCGCTCAGGTAATTCGTCACCACAAACGCGACATTCGCGGTCTCGTGGTTCCAGTTGAAATGCGTGCGAAAATAATAGGTGTTCGCGCCAGCCGGGAGCGGCGTCTGGATGGCTGGGTAACTGCCCGGGCTTGGAGTAAAACCGAACAACCCCATGCCCGCGGTCCACGGCGCCTGCGAATCATCGTATGCCTGTTCCAGCCAGTTGGTGCCCAGGTCGGTGCCGGACGCATTCACCTGCCATGAGGTTCCGCCCAGAGTGACCAGCGCAAGGTTTTCGGTGAGAACCGATGGCGGAGCCTCAAACGTGTAGGGCAGCCCACCCGCAACTTTCGGCGCCCATTCAACATTCACAAAGCTGGCATTATCGGATTCCAGCACGAACGCGATGGTTTCTGCCGCGAACACAGGAACGCCGTCCGTGACGTAGGTGGCGTTGCGCGAGATGCGCACTTCAAATTCGCTGCCAGGCGCGGCTGGGGCGGCCTGCCAGTCCAGGCCGGCGATCCCTCCCTCGTTAAACGCGCCGTTCTTTTCCTGGTACCCTGCGCCGCCCTGAATGAGCATTTCGGATCCCACATAGCCGCCCGCGTTGAAACCGGTGCCGGGATTGTTGTCGGAATCGACGAAAATGTTTTGAAGGAACGTGAACGGGTCACCCGAACCGTAAATAGTGAAACGGATGTAGAGATAATTCTCGTCGTTGGCGACGTAGATATCCTTGTAGGCGATCGTCTCAGTGTTGCCCTGCTCCTGCGTGTGCGCGAGCGGCACGCCGGCCCAGTCTCCGAATGAACCGTCGATGGTGATGTGTTTGAACGTGCCGGCAGCCGCGCCGCCAGTTCCGCAGAGCGTGGCCAGCAGGATCGCCAGCGTTTTGCATCCAGTCATTTTCATAGGCATGGGTTTGGGGTCTGTTTGAGGTTGCCTCCGGCACGATCCCGAAAGGGAAAAACCACACACGTCCCGGCAGGAAGGAATTCCAGCAAAGAGCCCGTGCGAGTTTTGGATGGCAAGCATTGGACTGGTGCGACCTTATGCCCGTGCCCGTTTCCCTGTCAACACCTATTTAGCACATGATAATCAGGCGCCAAACCACAGTCACCCAGCCGCCCACCAGCACCCATCAGGACTGCGCCACGACGGAAAGTGCGCTCGCGCGCAACGAGGATTCCCGAATCACCAGCTTCGGTTTCAGCACGGTTTTCTGCGGCTTGAGGGCGGTTGCCGAATCCATTCGTTCCATCAGGAACTGCCACCCCGTGGCGCACATCGCCGCCACCGGTTGAACAAGGGTGGTCAGCGGCGTCTCCAGGTATTCCGTGTCCTGGATGCCGTCGCATCCCACGAGCGCCACCTGGCCAGGAACGCGCACGCCCATGTCGCAGAGCCCGCGATAGATTCCCAGCGCGACGTCATCGGAATGGCAAAAGATCGCGTCCGGTCTCCCATTGTCCCGCACGTAATCCTGAATCAACTGACGAACGATGGGCCGTTGTTGTTCCGTGAGCGGGTAATAAATGAACTCAGGTTTCAAACCGGCCTTCTGCATGGCTTTGACATAGCCGGCGCGCCTCGATGCAGCGGGTGCATTTCCGCGCACGAATGTCGCGTGCGCAATGCGGCGGTATCCGGAACTGAGGAGATGCTCCATCACCTCAAGGGTGCCCGCCAGCAGATCCACCTGGACGGCGTCTGCGCTGGGGATGCAGTTCACGCCCATGCTGATGATCGGCACGCGCGATCCCGAGGGGGACTTGCGATAAATGTCCGCCTGATCGGGCGCGTCCACGACGATAATGCCATCCATCGGCACGTGCGAGAGCATCTGCTGATCCTTCGCGATGCTGACTTCGCTCACGATCAATTCGTGCCGCGCCGCTTTGACCAGGCGGTTCAATTCACGGGAGACGTGTGTGTAATGCGTTGAGATCTGGTCGGGAATCCAGAGGCCGATGATTCCGCTGCGGCCCTTCTTGAGCGCGCGCGCGTAGGGATTCGGCCGATAACCCATTTCCCGCGCGGCAGCCAGGATTCGTTCGCGCGATTCCTGCGAAATCTGAGGGTACCCCGAGAGAGCGAAGGTGACTAACTGACGCGATACACCAAGTTTTCGCGCGATCTGTGCCTGGGTAACCATTGGTCCGGTTGTAACACAATCACCTGCTCCAACAAGAGAACAAAGTGCGCAGAGCGGGTTTCCCGGGAATTTCTGAACAAGGCGTTTAGTTCGAAGCCCGCCGTTTTCCTGAGTGGCGGCGCACCCAAAAACCCGAGGAACTCAAACGCGGTAACAGAGCGCAGGCTCGCTCTCAAGTCCGGGCGCTAGGTTCCTCGATCAGCTTAAGCCTGCAAGTCGGCGCTCCGGCGTCGTGGATTGCTGACTGTGCGTTGCCATTCGCCCACGCGCTGGCAAGCTTCCCCACTCAAGCTCCGTTGCAGATCGGGGGCGGTTCAAGAGTGCGCTGATCAACGACGTTGTTTCAGCAGCCACTCATACAATTCCGGATTTGCGAACGTCTGCGTCCACGAATCGTGTTCGGCTTCGGGGTAGACTGTCAGCGTGACGTTCGTGCAGCCGTAGCGTTTTAGGAACTCAACAGCGCGCTCCGATTCCGCGAGCGGGACAACGGGATCCCGCGCTCCATGATAAGCGCGCACAGGAAGATTTCGCAGCGCGGTGCGTTGTTCCTCCGTCTTCAATCCCAGCAGGTCGATGCGCTCGCCGCCTCCGCAAATGGGAACCGCCGCCGCAAGGCGCTCAGGATGCGCCATCAGAAATTTCCAAGTGCCGTAGCCTCCCATGCTCAAGCCCGCCAGGTAGACGCGCGAACGATCCACCCGGAATCGTTCCGACGCATCGTCCAGCAGTTTCAATACGCCCTCCGTCTGCCAATATTCGCCCGCCGGACATTGCGGGGCGATGATGATGAAAGGGAAGTGACGGCCTTCATTCACGAGTTTCAACGGCCCGTGAACTGCCACCCTTTGCACATTGGTTCCCCGCTCTCCCGCGCCGTGAAGAAACAGTAGAATTGGCCACTGGCGCTCGGGATCGGCGTCGTAATCTTTCGGAACATATTGCAGATACTGGAGCTCGCCCTTTTTTGTTGCGCTCCACGAGACCTTGCCTGAAGTCACCGCCCCCGGTTGTGGCGGGTTCGCGTTCGGGCTGGCGCATCCAATCATGAGAACCAGGAGCAATAGCGAATGGAATTTCATCACGGGTTCAACGGTGCTTTCGATTTTATGACGCCCGAAGCCACAACAGCATTGGGATCGGGCTGTGACTCATCCCAGATTCCGAGCCAGTAATGCAGCTGCGCCTGGATCGTCGTTACTGCCGGCTTGCCCTTTCGCGCGGGAACCTCGGTACGGGTGATGAGCGCGCTGCCGCGCGAATGATGGCTTGTCGCATCGTAGACATAGCCAAAACGCTTCAATCCACCGGCACTGTTTGTTTGCGACTCGGGAAATGCAAGCCGGAACACCTGGCACCGAAACAGGTTGGGATCGTTGACATTCACAACCTCCAGCGAATCCCCCACGGCTTCCGCGTCAAAATGCAGCACGAGCGCAAGGTTCTCCGTCGAGATGCCCGCGTTTGCCGCGCAACGTTGAATGAAGGTACGATCCGTCACCTGGGTGGTGACAAGCCGGTTGGAAACGGAACGGGTTTCCGTGCCCTGATATGAAACAA
This genomic window contains:
- a CDS encoding LacI family DNA-binding transcriptional regulator, giving the protein MVTQAQIARKLGVSRQLVTFALSGYPQISQESRERILAAAREMGYRPNPYARALKKGRSGIIGLWIPDQISTHYTHVSRELNRLVKAARHELIVSEVSIAKDQQMLSHVPMDGIIVVDAPDQADIYRKSPSGSRVPIISMGVNCIPSADAVQVDLLAGTLEVMEHLLSSGYRRIAHATFVRGNAPAASRRAGYVKAMQKAGLKPEFIYYPLTEQQRPIVRQLIQDYVRDNGRPDAIFCHSDDVALGIYRGLCDMGVRVPGQVALVGCDGIQDTEYLETPLTTLVQPVAAMCATGWQFLMERMDSATALKPQKTVLKPKLVIRESSLRASALSVVAQS
- a CDS encoding prepilin-type N-terminal cleavage/methylation domain-containing protein, with translation MKNRMRTLVSRRMGSARSGFTLIELLVVIAIIAILAAMLLPALSRAKLKAKDINCVSNLKQLSVAYALYVGDYNKSFQYTANQNLWMAILMSYHAQVEAVRACPTASLPTTRTDFSAQYTYGAADQMWKWAPTATNYQGSYAFNGWLYSGTYSTDRTFGTPLSWRYGAESAIRSSATTPLFADAMWIDAWPKATEGPAKDLYKGNADTDMGRISLARHGGASPGSAPRSLTSSANLPGAINIAFVDGHAQVVKLRDLWTLNWNAGWVPPANIASPK
- a CDS encoding Ig-like domain-containing protein, encoding MKMTGCKTLAILLATLCGTGGAAAGTFKHITIDGSFGDWAGVPLAHTQEQGNTETIAYKDIYVANDENYLYIRFTIYGSGDPFTFLQNIFVDSDNNPGTGFNAGGYVGSEMLIQGGAGYQEKNGAFNEGGIAGLDWQAAPAAPGSEFEVRISRNATYVTDGVPVFAAETIAFVLESDNASFVNVEWAPKVAGGLPYTFEAPPSVLTENLALVTLGGTSWQVNASGTDLGTNWLEQAYDDSQAPWTAGMGLFGFTPSPGSYPAIQTPLPAGANTYYFRTHFNWNHETANVAFVVTNYLSDGAVYYLNGTEVRRVRMPAGNITHATAATGTNNPAGSPQITGFSGGPLIIGDNILEVEVHQAAGSAADMVFGMSLTASVSYPIIIVDTNRPANQTVVGGQPVTFSADILASGPLAYQWLRNGNPINGATNAIFTIPMVLTNDAGTYSLRIENAISTNTTRAATLTVTSTPVVFTNPGLPADAVVLEGRTATFGVAASGSALVQYQWYRGATALAGETNATFVIASANLTNAGNYHVVVSNPAGATNSRTALLTVLADTLAPSITDIAAAASQVVITFAEPLDAATAANAAFYTLSGGAGVSSAVVNPGDATQVILTTSAPLTLGTLYSVTVNGVEDRFGNTVNTMASFTRGITIDGSFGDWEGVTPIYSGPEGMDGAADFKEIYMFDDADFYYFRVTLWHDIPASAGQFPAYVNMFFNTDADPNTGYSAIGSELLIQSGFSYQQKNGGFNEGAINGLNWLSLPAAPGTDFEFRFSKDATFASDGTPVFPTNTITFLFQGMTPGFVAVNMAPWDGGVLTYVDGAPVTVPALPLGGLAIARVPGGNTAVIWESNGALQSASSLNSGSWTNVPAATNPLIVPASDAVRFFRLAQ
- a CDS encoding MFS transporter, which translates into the protein MTDHPSADDKKGYNRFLLLVAGLGGLLYGVDVGIISGALPYLEATSGLSAGQLSFIVAAVLLGSVISTLFAGALADLLGRKKVMAASGILFVISIPMIALADGYGPLVFGRLLQGISAGLIGVVIPLYLAECLGAANRGKGTGIFQWLLTLGIVAAAIIGFYYSHQVEEVAKLGDPDRLFAFKDKAWRSIFWVSLPPGILFVAGSLMVAESPRWLYRRGRLDAARAALSRSRSAAQVDVELREMEEAIASERASTSTTGERIRESLLRRKYVIPFVLACVILACNQATGVNSIIGYNATILLQAGLDDRQAHLGYVILTTVNFLLTIVGVILVDRKGRKFLLSLGSAGIIVSLICAGMMFHRTEKQRVDARDIVQSQVSTQQTLTLAFDQELLSRIGGEKAVKTPASLIVIYSYGDFRAATSVVRSDDALAKPIEIRRENCVPNNRVVAFFSNPFADVEAAQTAPLRIENALITPVPTEQSGWLVAGFLFVFMAFFAIGPGVCVWLALSELMPTRIRSNGMSIALLINQAVSTIIAATFLPTVGRYGYSTLFFLFAGCTVVYFITAAFFLPETKGKTLEEIEEHFQGKR
- a CDS encoding dienelactone hydrolase family protein; the encoded protein is MKFHSLLLLVLMIGCASPNANPPQPGAVTSGKVSWSATKKGELQYLQYVPKDYDADPERQWPILLFLHGAGERGTNVQRVAVHGPLKLVNEGRHFPFIIIAPQCPAGEYWQTEGVLKLLDDASERFRVDRSRVYLAGLSMGGYGTWKFLMAHPERLAAAVPICGGGERIDLLGLKTEEQRTALRNLPVRAYHGARDPVVPLAESERAVEFLKRYGCTNVTLTVYPEAEHDSWTQTFANPELYEWLLKQRR